A window of Synergistaceae bacterium genomic DNA:
TCTGGTTTTCGATGGCCCGGGCCCGGAGAAGGCTGCTCCAGTGAGATGCCCGTGCGGAGGGCCACTGAGACGCCACGAACAGCACCTCAACGCCCTCCAGAGCGTAACGCCTCAGCCACTCGCAGAAGCGGATGTCGTAGCAGGTCACGTTTCCCGCCTTCGTCCCGTTCAGGTCGAAAATCGAGGGTTCGCGGCCCGCGATGAAGTATCTGTCCTCCTCCATCAGGCGGATGAGGTGCGCCTTGTCGTACTGACGAACCAGTTTCCCGTCGGGAGAGATGACCTGTCCCCGGTTGGCGTAACCTCCCTGCAGGGACGCCAGAATGGAGCCCCCCGTGAACCAGACTCCGAAGCGGCGGGCGAGGTCTCCCAGAAATTTCGCCGTCTCATGGCCTTCCGCGTCGGCCAGTTCCGCCGCTTTGTCCAGCCGGTAGCCCGTCGTCCACAGCTCGGGCACGA
This region includes:
- a CDS encoding carbon-nitrogen family hydrolase, which gives rise to MKLRVGIFQIDVAIGDIEANRRKVAHWMETRFVPSTLPTAIVVPELWTTGYRLDKAAELADAEGHETAKFLGDLARRFGVWFTGGSILASLQGGYANRGQVISPDGKLVRQYDKAHLIRLMEEDRYFIAGREPSIFDLNGTKAGNVTCYDIRFCEWLRRYALEGVEVLFVASQWPSARASHWSSLLRARAIENQMFVVACNRTGTSNGTAFGGESTVIDPCGEILFKAGEGEEAAYAVIETSKASEFRNFLTVFNDRVPEIYP